The Ananas comosus cultivar F153 linkage group 20, ASM154086v1, whole genome shotgun sequence region CCTACAGACTATCTAAGCTCTAATGTTTCTGATAGGCAAATTTGACATCAAGACTAGTCTaaaattgcaagaaatgtgCTGCAGTTTTCATTGATTAACAACATCAACTACTGTTgattaacaaaaattatatcaattttaataCCATATTAAATGATTGAAAATACTTGTTAACGAAGATGGGAATATTATTCGAGCCTTGGttagttaaaataaattttataaaattctcacGGTTTGAGATATGAAACTACCTGACCCTTAAATTTAACCACAAAAAACTATATTGAGAACCATTTTAACTAGCCATAGACTATATTGTTTTTACGCCACAAATAAATCGGGTCCTCACAGCAAGATTTTTAACCTGCAATCCGAAGAGATACCAACATGAGCCCACAACATGTCCAGCCAAAACAAACATCAATAGATTGATAACAAAATTAGCCCATGCTGACTCAAATATGAAGCCGCTTGCCGATTGCCCACCAAGCAATGGTACAAATCTGATGATTCTCGGAACATATTGAAGAAGAACAGTGGCACGTAACAGATTTTTTGCATAGTTCGCTGCTGAAGACCCCACATATTTTGGTATTACTACTAATATCATCACCTTCATCgaaagcaaagaaagagaacCAAAGAATGAGTTTGCAATACGAGATCGAAAAATTTCTAATCACTAGAAGCAAATTGATCAATAAATGGCAAGAACATCAATCTAGTGCTTATTAAGATCATCATACAAGTAATTGAACAAATTATTAAGAGCCTGTAAGCCAATAAACAGTAGCAGTTAGAAAAGAGAACACTTTTATCTGCAGGCCGACAACTGATAAACAAGAAATACATTCAATATCAATGTGCACAACTAAACACCAAAGTAGGTTCATCTGAATTGCTCACACCACAAAAGTAAAACCAGattatttgaagattaaaaaatGATTGCTATATGTGCAATTGATAACATAGGAAGGTAATAAAATATCATGACAGCATTCCACATTGATGACAGATTtgttagggaaaaaaaaagatcttaGGAAAAGATGAAATGCGAAACAATAATGGAAGAGAAAATAAGCTCTCGGAAGCTCATATTCTTTTAGGAGCttcttttaaaaatcaaaaatcagaACTTAGTGGCAGTAAATGTTACTTAATCCCAAAGACCATATCATTCTAGCAACTCATATTTAGatcattaaatcaaattaatagtTTACAAAGATCACCATAAAGAAGTGTACCTGAGGAAGTGGTAATACTACAAAGAAATCAACTATAAAATAACCCTGAAGATAATGAAGAGCAATTTTCTTTGGTTCATCAACTAAATCCCCAGCACCAACAACTCTTGATTCTGGAGCAACATATGCCAATCTAAACTGAAAATAGACAGAAAAATGTACATCAGAGAAAAGTAGCTGAATCTTACACTACTAGCAAGCGATAATAATGCTTATTTCAGACGATGAGATAAAATAATCATACAAAAGTTAAACCGCAGAAAGGTCAAGAAACTTTTCTGGGACTACTATTTGGACATTAAATTTGTACAAAACTTATCAAAAGGGATTAGTTTTCAGTGAAGTGCTAATGTGTTGATACAGTAAAATACAGATAGCAATAGGAAGTCATGCTCTACCAGTTGGCAAACTCATGGAAACAAAATAgtgcattttttttatctttttttttttttttggctttctaCCATTATAAGAAACGGCATAGGCACATGCATCCAGATGCTCTCTTCTCAACAAAGAATTTGTACCATAGATACTCCAATTGTTCCTCTTTACCTAGTTTTGCCTTTCTATCAATATTGCTAGTTTCTAcgattaaaaaaagagaataggCAAGTTCATTGTCTTAGTATAGTAAGGATGCATATCTATATATTCTATATGTTCCATCCCTACCAAGAAATTTCGTTACTATCATGTCTTATGacactaaggcttcgtttggttcgggtataagtaagaactagttgttccagggataggtagAAGATGAGGTATAAGATGGGTATAGAGTAATcttgtgtttggttgagtatTGGATTTAGTCCAGGTataagtaaaatagtgtttggttggaataagtgtaataagaaggatagtggatggttataaatagaaaataatgatattgccctctttattatatttgaattaaagtttttaaattttatatttaaaattttaaatttaaatatataactcttaaatttcaaaaatacaaaattaaaatttgaatttaaaaatctcaaattcaaaaattcaaagttctaaatttttaatttcaaattttaaatttaagatcaaatctaaatttagaaatataaaattttaaattttaaatttaaaaaattaaatatatcaatttaaaatttacaatttaatttttaaaatttagaattaaatattctaaaatttaattttaagattacaaattataaatttttaaaatttataatttaaattttaaattttaaatttaaatttaaaaattaaatagggatgGAAATAGCtattcccacccctattccagggggaggggtgggattgttaaccccaccccttAAGTCCTTAACAGGTTATCCCGGGATAACCTGTTAAGGCGTGGGGTTAGCAAtcccaccctttttttttttttgcttctaagAAAGAGGATAACCTTTATCCCACCCCTTATACCCCAACCAAACGGCGGCCTACATACTACCGATATTTAATGAACAACCAACATGAACATTACTAAAGCCTCAACAATAGTGTAATGGAAANGGGGTGGGAttgttaaccccaccccttAAGTCCTTAACAGGTTATCCCGGGATAACCTGTTAAGGCGTGGGGTTAGCAATCCCACCCTTTTTTTTGCTTCGGTATAAGGGgtgggataaggggttatcccaccCTTTATACCCCAACCAAACGGGATGTAAAGATACTGCGCCTAGTAATGAACAACCAACATGAACATTACTAAAGCCTCAACAATAGTGTAATGGAAAGTTGTACATAATGTGATGCGTATTTTATTACATCTGGATGTTGCACATATTGGCATTGCTCTCAAAGATTTGATGTTATTGATTTGCAAAGTCATAGCTTGTTCTGGGTTTTTCTTGCTATTCTGATTGACTGAATGTAGGTTTCCAGTAGTATACTATTATAGTTTAACGACACTAAATAACAATCTTTCAATCCAAGAAATGGCAATCACTACAAAATAATTTCgctgaaaacaaaaagaatcatCCCGAAGTAATTGAATAGACATTTGATGAAGCAACCGATAAGAAAATCctttcaaaaattaataatatcatgAACAAATATAGATGCATTTACCTGAAGAAGCATGtgtaaaagataaattaaatcaGTTATGCTTCTCACAACAGCAAGGACTGTAGCGAAGGACCAGTTCAGAACTATACACTTGTCAACCTGCTTCGGGCAcaaatgaggaaaaaaaaaaaaaaaaagacaacttAGAGCTATGTTAAACTTCATAACAACGTTGAGAGCTACAAAGCACTGCATGAAGAAGTTAAATGACATGACAAACAAGATGCCATTCAACATCAGCATCTAGAGAGAAGTAGGAGACAGGCATCCGATCTCTCTTGATAAAAGTACAATATGTAACAAAAACTTCAAGACCGATGAAAGGACTCCAAAAAATGGGTTTGATTTATATGACAGAAGTGTTTTCATCAATCTTTTGTACTTGGAATGACAAAGCACGACAGGAACATACTATGATCTTTGAGATATTAGCTCCacgtttttcttttgttctcacCTGCTGtagctaaaattttttgataatcaCCCTTTAGTCTTAACTCTTAAGCTTTTAAAAGGTATGTATTCTTGGTAAGTAGAGCATGTCATTTACATGATCTTCCATATCCACCTGGACATATATACAGCAACGCAAAGCTTATGTTAGCCTAATCACTCCTTAGCCCCTAGAAAAATCCAGGTCAAAATTTTCAGGAGTTTTTATTCATCTACAACTCTACCCGATGCTGTAAAGCATGTTCTTACTATaccaatttgccttagaaataTTGTATATGTTCTTCACTATCAAAAGAAATATTCTAAGACATcaattctttaaataaaaaaagataaattacatATTAAAAGCAACTATAGTTATTTCCTTCGAACCCATATAAtgctatttattaaaaatatttaagacaGATAGATGAATAGTCCGCTGCCAAAAGATAAGAATAACATACCTGCTCAACAGACAGAAGGAAGAAGAATAACGGGTCGATGAAAATTGCAACCAAGCATGATATGACGAAAAATTTATTCCACTGTTGGACGACCTTAGTGTGTGGATTCATGATAGGGAAGTAGGAAGCCAGATATGAAAGTGACTTTTTTGCCCAACCATCAACATCACCATATAGAAGGTTATGAAGCTGGACAAGCACAAAAGTATAAATTAAGAGCATGATTGACGTAGCTAATCAAACTTTCACTACTCAAATCGCTTCCAACTAACAACTAAACTTAGAGGTATCGTCTGAAGTAAGACGACTACATCATAAAGACAATAGAGCAAACAAATACGAGTCACATCGGTAAGGGGAAAAAGCACCTTACTGTCAAGAGAAGCCGGACTTCCGTAATAGTGCCGTTTAGTTTTCTTATAAGCAGCAGGGCAATCGGTACAATCTGGATTATTGCAAAGCCCCAGAGGACCGGACTTCAATAAATGCTCATTCCTTCCAATATCATTGTGATAGGACCAATCATTTCTTCTAATTTCTTCCGGCATGATTGCATGAGCAATGCTGTTTTGTTTGCCCAGTTTAGTCCAAGTAGGCTTTTCAGCTCTCTGATTGCTATACAAAGGACCGCTCATATGTTCAAACTGGGTTGGCCTTTGAAGCCTCAAAGGACCAGTATGAGATACAAAAGTGTCTTCATTTTCGTAGGTCTCGCTGACGGGTATGCTCATTGAAGCACTCCTAGCTGTAAATTTTTGTAGCTCAACCTTCCTAGGCAGTATCGGGACATGATCTTTGTCTCGATCAGTCATATCTAAACCTGTAAGAGAGAACATTCAATTGATTAAGTAAAGAAGATTCCACCAAAAACATAGAAATAGGTATTTGAAATACGCTTTGAATGTGTGAGACTCCTCGTTTACAAGTACGGTACACTACTTGAATCTCAACATAAATATAACAGGGTGGTTGAGTATCTCTGCAAATAAAACAATAAGGAACTCAAAAAATTGCTAGGATGTTCAAATTACTGCACTTAGTAACTCCAGATTATTCTCTCCAGTGGCCAAATTAATCATGTTTTAAAAGTGGAATcatttaagaataaaattaggAGCTCATGCTAACTTTTTAATGTGCAACATATCTGAACAAGCTTATCAATAACATTCCTGCATAAATCATGTCACTGGGTCTAACAAAAAGTACAATTGTCTCATTATAAGCGAAAATAAAGGATTGAACATGGATCCAAATTATACAAAACTCTTAATAGCACCGGAACATGGATCCATATTAACAGTACTAGAATATGACATGGAATTGTGAAGCACTACGTGCAACTAACGTTCATTGCAAGAGAAATGCACTAAAATTGCTTTACAAAAAGcacaaattttaattcaaacgATTGAGAGATCGATTACAACACCCGATCAAACTAATTCGGACTTTATCATCTAAAACAAGtcccaaatattttttttcctccaataaaaaaaaaacccccgcaaactcctccaaaatagctaacaaaaatcaaaatgggACCCGAAAAGGAAAACCCAGATGGGGATTTTCACTTGCCCGACCCCAAACCCTCCAAAATCGCACCTTTTTCGCAAAAAGGACACTTCTCAAAAGCGAGAAAAGGAGAAATTGAGGCGAGAATCGAAACCTGAGCTTGGCGAATCCTCAAAAGGGCCGAAGCTTTAGCAAAGGCGAAGCTCCCCTTCTACTGGGTCTTAGACTTCGAGAAGAAGCTCAAAACTCCATGAAAAAGAGGGCGGAGATGGGTAGAAACCAAGCGATTGGGAGTggggaggaggaagatgaagctTCTTGGCCACTTCCCCAATGGCGAGGGAgcgacagagagagagagagagagagagagaggatgcgacaaagagagagagagagagagagagagagagagagagattagtcTTTTCGTGCGCTCACACTTGTTGTAGTCTCCAACGAGTCTTCGTATACGCGACCCTCTCACTCTTTTGGCAAcgtatgaattttttattattattatatataacgGTCAGACATACATGAATAGTCCCTGTACTTTCCCAATATTGCATctgttatagttttttttttttttttgggtaaacttcaaataacatCCTTATAGTTTCGCCATCTTCTCgatttagtattctatagtttaaagtgtatcaatttagtaccctacgattttatttttcttttttcgacagtccattaacttttcattaaatcatataaaaaggACTTCAAATGCCCCACCTATAGATCATATAATATTCACTTgaatactctttagttttaactttgtcactaatttaacagaAAAAATTAGCAAAAGAGAATAACaaacagtaaaaaataaaaccatagaatacgaaagtgatacactttaaaccatatggtactaaaataagaaaatgtaaaactacagagatggtatttgaagttttttcttttttttttttactttccattctaatgtattaaaattttccgtcaactatccaacctttcaaaaacttaaatttattatataatctttcaatttatttgatttgaatcggttaataatattttaacttttaaatttaaataaattatttattttaataaattacatATGAAGAATTCTAacaatctgtaaagataaacgacatatttattttgaaatcgaAGTGTCATTgactgacttaaatcaaataaattaaaattttagatttgtaTGTTTTTACCTACTTTGTTTTATCataaaataacatattttatttcgAAAAGTTAATGTAAGGAACTCAATTTAACTATTGTTTGTTTTAATCGGgctacttaattttttaaaattttaatttctataactTACCTAtcagtttattttatttgaattattagGTTACTAGAATAAAAATAGCTaagatcaaataaattttaaaaaataaatagtaagattaaaattttttgaagaagATTGGATAGTCGAGTGAAAAAAGTatcatgatatttttattttagaataaactataataactaaattattttacagaAAAATAGAATAGTGTATCCCATATTGATATTGAATAATATCAAACTCTATttcagtaataataatattttctaaGAAATTGCTCTTAGAAAACCAATtacttaataaaaattaattttgtcttAAGGACTAGATACaatatattcataaatttagaaaaaaaaatatttttcctaaaAAAGTACATGGACCAAATCATAATATACGAACCATGGAGGGACCATTcgaatattttaaacttttagtaaataataataataataataacggttggatttatttaataattttatgagAGACAGACCAAAATACCGTGAGTCAGCAAGGACTTAAAATATTAGAGGTCACTTGCACCATTGATCCCTAACCTTCATCCATTTTTcattttggtttcttttttttttttttttttttttcttttttttcttttttttttttttgctattaggTCCAActatatatcttaatttttgttaattttactCATATAGATCGCCGTCATGGTCCAGTAACTTTTGATTGATACTGACATTGATGTTTTAAAGTTTGCGAAAAAGCTTGATGACACATTTGGCTCGATTTTAGAAGTGTCGGAGTGCTTCAAAAGATATCGTAGGGAGCTTGTGCAAGATCGAGATGATCGTAATCGTGAGGACTGTAAAATTGGCCTTGACGTGTTGTACCTGTATAGGAGAAGTTGTTAGAGGCCGAAGCGAAAAAATAGGTACAAGTTAGGGACCCAATTAGTCCAAACCTGATCCGCTGACATCCCTAGGACTGATAgtgcaattaattttaaaaattaagaatttgatTGCAAAACATTAAATATtggggataaaaataaaaaaaataaagatcagGCAACAATGGTGCATTaactacttttttttgtttcggaaaaaaaaaatttataaaacttatttaaacAATAAATCATTCTGAATCTATTTCGGAGCTTTATACGACATCTCAAgcaagaaattttaaaaattatgctATAAAccttaaaaaataacatattgtATACTATataagaaattagaaaaaaatactaGTCATTATATATATCACTCCACAAGGATCTAGTTGGgggaaataattattattttattaatttaattatttttgatcaTCTTTTTAAAAAGATGATGTAAATGGTAGGCCAACAcatttgacaaaaaaatttgaGTAAAAAAATATCTAGCAAAATTAAAGTGTCTATTACATTGACGTGACAGATAGCGGAATCGGCAAACATTGTACTACTTAAGCATTACAACTTACATAATGtttcttgttcttattttgtttttttatttatccaaattGACACCCATTTACAAGTTCACTTTATGTATACTACTTTGGAACCTTAGGGCTGTTTGTTTTCATCTTCTGAATCTCCAAGGTTTAATTCGCGACTCCAAAAAAACTCATTGGCGTCAGCATTTGTTTTAACGCTAAAGTTACGAGATCTTCGAACTCCCACTCGCAATTGTACAAAAAAATTGACTTTTCTCAAACAAATCATCTTTGTTTTCGAGTACTTGAATATTAACTAAATTGATACTTTTATCGGCttttctcaaataaattatctttgTTCATGAatcacaagaaaaagaaagatatctAACCATTCGAACTTACGAGTTGGCAGACGTTCGTAAAATTTGTTTGTAAGCATAGCATTAAGTAAGGAGAAAAAAATGATAGCGGAGATCTACCCTCCGGAATCAGCAAACCCCGCTAGTCTTCTTCCGGTCGACGAGCTTCCGCCAGAACGCGGTGATCTCCCGCTGCGTCTCGATCACGCTCTTCTTGACCACCGTCGCGTCGCCATCGCCGTTGCTCCGCTCCGCGGTCGTTACGTGCGCCACCGTGGTCTTGACACGGCTCGCCCGCACGTCGAACTCCGCCAGGACCTTCGCGAGATCGGTCACGAGCCGCTCCGCGAGGCTCCGGCTGAAGTCCTCGCGGATGACCACACGGAGGACCGCGACGTGCTCCGCGTTGGGGGGCATGGTGTAGGCCGGCACGATCCACCCGAACCGCCGCAGGCTCTCCGATATCTCGAAAACGGTGTACGTGCCCCCGTCCTTCAGGGAGAATGCGACCAGCGGCACGCCGACGTCCTTCGAGAGGATGTCGAATTTGCCGGTCTTCTCTATGCCTTCTTTCAGTACCCTAGCATTCTCCATGCAGTTCTCCATGATGTTCTTATATCCCTACAAAGACGCGAGAAATACGTATAAACCTtatctaaactttaaattaacTATTTCGAATTAGTTAActgaactttcaaaattttgaaaggttcagtagtaaaatcaaaattttgaaagatcgaataatcaattcaaaatggtttataattcagataagtttcaTAAGTTTTTACTCGTTTTAGAATTCAATccttgaaaaaataaaatgacattTGATTCACATGGAGATTGTGATATAGCATCTACAACTAATCAACTAAATCTTGTGAATGAAACAAATTGCTACCTCAAAGCCCAAACGGATGAACTGGTAGTACTGAGCAATGATCTGACTCGAACCTGCGaaaaataaaacgaaaaaaATTCTTCACAAAAACAATTATGTAGATTTGCAAACAACCAACAATGTTTTAGTATATATGTTAAGTTTCAAAAAGGAGTCATGCATGAACCTTTTGAGAAATTGAGGGTGAATGTCGGTTGATCCGCGCCGAGATAGTTTATGTGGAAAATGAGCTCTTCAGGTAGATCTTCTTTGCTCCTCCAAACAACCCATCCGACGCCGGCGTAAACGAGGCCGTACTTGTGGCCGCTGACATTGATGCTCTTCACTAGCGGAAGTCGGAAGTCCCATTCTAGTTCGGGGTAGAGGAAAGGCGCAATGAACCCTCCACTCGCGGCATCGACATGG contains the following coding sequences:
- the LOC109725771 gene encoding probable cyclic nucleotide-gated ion channel 20, chloroplastic isoform X1, with the protein product MTDRDKDHVPILPRKVELQKFTARSASMSIPVSETYENEDTFVSHTGPLRLQRPTQFEHMSGPLYSNQRAEKPTWTKLGKQNSIAHAIMPEEIRRNDWSYHNDIGRNEHLLKSGPLGLCNNPDCTDCPAAYKKTKRHYYGSPASLDSKLHNLLYGDVDGWAKKSLSYLASYFPIMNPHTKVVQQWNKFFVISCLVAIFIDPLFFFLLSVEQVDKCIVLNWSFATVLAVVRSITDLIYLLHMLLQFRLAYVAPESRVVGAGDLVDEPKKIALHYLQGYFIVDFFVVLPLPQVMILVVIPKYVGSSAANYAKNLLRATVLLQYVPRIIRFVPLLGGQSASGFIFESAWANFVINLLMFVLAGHVVGSCWYLFGLQVKNLARVNQCLRDACSLSKTPYCQTLIDCGRGNNIQQFDPSRQAWKNEGNSNNCFVSSDGPFNYGIYQQAVLLTTEHSVVKRYVYSLFWGFQQISTLAGNLVPSYFEWEVLFTMAIVGLGLLLFALLIGNMQNFLQALERRRLEMQLRRRDVEQWMSHRRLPEDLRRRVRQAERFTWAATRGVNEEELLENLPEDIQREIRRHFFKFLNKVRIFKLMDEPILDAICEKLRQTLYIRGSDILYQGGPVEKMVFIVRGKLESIGADGFITPLQEGDVCGEELLTWCLEHSSVNREGGRIRFAGLRLLATRTVRCLTNVEAFALRAADLEEVTSLFSRFLRNPRVQGAIRYMSPYWRNMAATRIQVAWRYRQRRLKRTESSNP
- the LOC109725374 gene encoding glutamate decarboxylase-like is translated as MLDGNPRLNLASFVTTWMEPECDRLIMAAVNKNYVDMDEYPVTTELQNRCVNMIAHLFNAPIGDDETAVGVGTVGSSEAIMLAGLAFKRRWQNKRRAEGKPIDKPNIVTGANVQVCWEKFARYFEVELKEVRLRDGYYVMDPEKAVELVDENTICVAAILGSTLTGEFEDVKRLNDLLTEKNKETGWDTPIHVDAASGGFIAPFLYPELEWDFRLPLVKSINVSGHKYGLVYAGVGWVVWRSKEDLPEELIFHINYLGADQPTFTLNFSKGSSQIIAQYYQFIRLGFEGYKNIMENCMENARVLKEGIEKTGKFDILSKDVGVPLVAFSLKDGGTYTVFEISESLRRFGWIVPAYTMPPNAEHVAVLRVVIREDFSRSLAERLVTDLAKVLAEFDVRASRVKTTVAHVTTAERSNGDGDATVVKKSVIETQREITAFWRKLVDRKKTSGVC